The following are encoded together in the Citrus sinensis cultivar Valencia sweet orange chromosome 1, DVS_A1.0, whole genome shotgun sequence genome:
- the LOC102626738 gene encoding protein DMP2-like — MVAKDNSMTGKTLSGLGNLLRLLPTGTVFVYQFLNPVLSNNGKCSTVNKYLTSFLIGLCGLSCGFSCFTDSYKGSDGITHYGIATLKGLWPSSRSASASVDLSSYKIRVGDFAHAFFSIIVFAVVSLLDGNTVQCFYPSFESTQKALLMVLPPAIGAVSSVIFVLFPNKRHGIGYPASSDSSDSKS, encoded by the coding sequence ATGGTGGCCAAAGATAATTCCATGACAGGCAAAACATTATCAGGACTCGGCAACCTCCTCAGGCTCCTTCCAACAGGAACTGTCTTCGTGTATCAATTCCTCAATCCTGTCTTATCCAACAACGGCAAGTGCAGCACCGTTAACAAGTACTTAACAAGCTTTTTAATAGGCCTCTGCGGCTTGTCTTGCGGGTTCTCTTGCTTTACTGACAGCTACAAGGGAAGCGATGGAATAACTCATTACGGAATCGCCACGCTAAAGGGTCTTTGGCCGTCTTCTCGTTCTGCTTCGGCCTCAGTCGATTTGTCGAGTTACAAGATTAGGGTTGGTGATTTTGCTCACGCTTTCTTTTCCATCATTGTGTTTGCGGTTGTGTCGCTTTTGGATGGGAATACAGTCCAGTGCTTTTATCCTTCTTTTGAGTCTACTCAGAAGGCTCTGCTAATGGTGTTGCCTCCGGCTATTGGTGCAGTTTCTAGTGTCATCTTCGTGCTTTTTCCCAACAAACGCCATGGAATTGGGTACCCTGCTTCAAGTGATTCATCGGATAGTAAATCTTAG